The Denticeps clupeoides chromosome 16, fDenClu1.1, whole genome shotgun sequence DNA segment ctgttgtagattctgtacacaaagtttgacaagaaaattacaatttaatctaaatattctttaaagaggaaggtcttgagctgccgtttgaaggtgctcagtgactgagctgttctgacctcgaggggaagttcattccaccaccgaggggccaagacggagaagagtctggatgaatgttttccttttaccttcagagatggagggaccaggcgagcagtactggaggctcggagtagacgaggtgcagtgcgaggtgtaatgagggctgtgaggtaggatggtgctgctccatgtttggctttgtaggccagcatcagtattttgaacctgatgcgtgcagctactgggagccagtgaagggaacgtagcagaggggtggtatgggagaatttgggaaggttgaagatcagtcgtgctgctgcattttgtatgagttgtagaggtcggatggtacatagaggtagaccagctagaagggagttgcagtagtccagtcgtgagattactaaggactgaaccagtagttgggtggcctgggttgacaggtaagggcggattcgtctgatattgtagagaaggaatctacatgagcgggaaagattgctgatgtgagttgagaaggagagttggttgtctattgttacgccaaggttgcgggctgttgcagaaggagagagctgcgagttgtctaggtaaatagcaagatcctgatgtggtgaagaatctgctggaatgaatattagttcagttttggtgggattgagttggaggtgatgggctgccatccaagacgagatgtctgttagacatgcagagattttggaagcagcatgtagatcagagggaggaaaggagaagaggagttgtgtgtcgtcagcatagcagtggtaggataatccatgtgaggaaatgacctcaccaagtgatctcgtgtagagggagaaaaggagaggacctagcaccgagccttgagggacaccagtggagagtctacgtgaggtagaggtggatcctttccaagtcacttggtaagatcgctcatcaaggtaggaagcaaaccactgccatgctgagccccgaattccaagcctcttcaggattgacaagagagtcttgtggttaacggtgtcaaatgcagcagataggtcaaggagaataagaactgatgacagttttgccaatctggctgcatgtagctgctcggtaaccgccaaaagggcagtctcggtggaatgagctgttctgaagccagactggttaggatccaggaggttgttctgtgataaatggagtgatagctggttgtagacacagcgctcaaggattttggatagaaacgagaggagggaaactggtctgtaattgttaatgtctgtaggatcagcagtgggtttctttaggattggaagaaccctggctgttttgaaggcggatggtacgtggccagatgagattgagccgtttatgatataagaaatgaaagggatgaggtcaggggagatagtttgaaacattgcagaaggtattggatctagtggacaggtggttgggttgcctgtggaaataatctgaatgatttcatcagatgtgattttagaaaattgatttagagtagttgtcgaattttcagagggaagagtaggattagtggtggagaatgtctcacagattttttcaatcttccctgtgaagaagttggcaaaatcatcagctgttaatgaagttggggcaggggaagtcggggggttgagtgtaaggaagcggacccataatcggaaggttgccagtttgaatcctgaagcAGCAGAGtaaagtacagtccccacacactgctccccggcttttcatggctgcccaatgggctgcccaatgctcactaatggtgaggatgcttcacaatgacaatcacttcacttaaaatttGATTGCAGGCAAATCATTGGCAAGCCTGAAAGTATGGAGGAAGCCAGCAGCATACACCTTATTGACTGCAAACCTGATCACAGCTCTGTACACTGGACTGGTTCACCAGCGGGGCACCCTGGATGTCATGGGTCACCTCCAACCCCTGTGTGACCATGTGACCCCTAATTCATCTCAAACACAGGTTCTCTTTCTGATGCCCTGCCACTCAACGCCCTTCTTTAGGTATTCAAATAATGACCCAgctcttcattaaaaaaaaaaaaaaaaaaactatttcccataatcttttttttttgttgttgttttccagCCATATTCACTGTCCTCTCAAAATGCGCTTCTTGGAGTGCCCTCCAGATCTAACAGGTGATATGAACTATGTGGACGAAGCAGATGCCTTCTACACAGACCCGGGTAGATGGCTAGCAAGGACGTATCCCTACAAGGAATCTCTACCCTCCCATATAGTCTTTTTTGATGTTCTGGAACAGGTATGTAAGAGTAATGGTTTTggttttttgctgaaaataattCTTAATTTCTCTGAGGCacacccttttttttaaaggtgcaaAGCTGAAATACCACACATGACATTGTTGTCCATACACTgagcattattaataataacagcatgatgggaagattttttttattcatcatatACTTTCTTTCCCGACAGGACATCTCCGCCTTCCTCAACGCAAATGATTTTGTGAAAACTACTGACATTTTTCATACTCACATTCCTGACGGCAGAGTGGGAAGAAGTATACTCATTTATGAGCAGAAGGGCTGACCTTGTATCATAGTCTCCCAGGGAAACAATTAAAGTGGTCATGAcccaaaatgtgcattttatatttgtaatttttccaaatgtgaattaaaatatttttttaataaataatgtatttcaATGGAAACTTTATTAATTCATAACAAATGATAATCAACCACTGTTCTTCCAAATGCCAACTGTGTTTTCGATACGACTGCcttaaacatacattttaaagttGTTACTGTAGCCCATCTGCTGCTGTTCCATTACTCCATTCATCATTGGTGGGTTTCTGAATAGATCCAAACTGACAACAGCTGGTCTATAATGTAcctctaaacacacacgcacacacacacaggggtaaGTGTTTTATAATAAAGTGGACCAACAGCAGTCCCAAACACGGTTAATGGCACAACATTTACAAGCAGGAGAGAAGAAAACCACCAGCCACAACTTTGACATAACTTTTATTTCAATAGCGTATGTGCAAACCACACAAGTGCCAGCCTCATGAGAACATCCTGCAGCTGGAATGTTGTGTAAAGGTTCAGGAGAGCAGAAGCTTACGTCGCAGCATGGAAGGAGCTAATTACACATCTGATGCACAGCAGTCCTGCACTCTCAAGGCCTTCATGTCAGGGTGGAAATGGAGCTGTGCGTTGATGCCAGTTAATGCCAAGACTTCCTGTACATGCATACGTACAGCAGACTGAATTTCAGAGGAATCACGTTAGATTTCAGtacgtactttttttttttttcttcaatcaAATTGAGCGTGGATGCTTTGTCCTTCCACACCTCCCCAAAGAACACTGTAACATGTTTTAGAGACATAGGGCAATGCCTTTCAGAAACGAGATCAATGCAGATCACCATTCAAAGAATCCAAAAATGCGATTTAGCCAATTAGAACAAACAATTTTTAACCCTCAAGGCACCAACTGGCACCAACTTATATATCTCATATTTCACAATTCTTTTAACAATGCAATAATTTATGAATAGAATGAACATTGATTTGCACAGGATTAGATGAAGTGACACTTCAGCATACACCGAGCaaccacagcaaaaaaaaaaaacaaaaaaaaacagcagcaaagaTACTATTGTGCAAAGTTACTATTAAGGGAAGTTTTAAAATCAGACATCCAAAAATAAACATCAGCCAGACCATTTAAGCCAGTGGCAATTCTATACttataaattactttttttttttttccactctttaATATTTGGGATCAAACGGCATGGGACCCAGCTCTATTTTGACTTCTGCCATGTGTCTGTCTGGGCGTCCTGGTCTGTTCCACTTCCGCTCTTTGTGTGGCCGCGGGCGCACTCTCTCCTGCTTTCTCTGCTGCCTGGCCTGCCTGCTTTCTTTAGTCTTAGAATTGGGGTCTTCAAAGGGCTgactgaaaaatgtacaaacaagacaggaagggaggggaggggagattTACCCATGAGCTTCATTCCTGCTTCACTGCACTCATTCAACATGCAGAAACCTACTGAGATTCAGACCTAGTGACAAAGAGAAGACAGAGAACAGCTACTGAGATGCTCAGTGTACAGTTTCATGCATCTGGCAGGACTGGGCAACATATCTTCAAAAAAAACATCTACGATACTCACAATGACAGTATTTCAGATATTTAGAAAAGTGGATGTCACTTAAAGCAAGCACCGTTGAAACTTTCCtttctacatttttataatatccATGTTGTTATGGCATTTAGTGTGtttaaatgccagaaatgtgtcctgcttttaaccatggcagtgggcagccatgacaggcgcccggggagcagtgtgtagggacggtactttgctcaattgcacctcagtggcacctcggcagactgggattcaaaccggcaaccttctgactatggggCCGTTTCCATAACAgctatatacatatacattttctgGTGGGAATCGTAAGTTTGGACAACATGAatcaatttattacatttactaaaatgtaaaacaagatACAAATGGACCTGATATTTTGGGGATATGCTGCCCAGCTCTGCTCTACCAGTTAAAGCAGTGCTCTTACCTTGGCCCATACCGTTTTGAATACGTGTCTCCAAAAAAGTGCTTATAAATGTAGTCGTCCAGGTCTTCAAACACATCATCACTATGGCCGTGGTACTCGTCCATGTCTTCGAGATAGTCCTCCACCCCGCTGACAAAGTCTGTGAACAGCATCTGGTCGTGAATGAACACTCCATTGTGGAAGAAGTTGTTGATGAAGCCCTCCAGCTCGTTCCAGTGGTGGAAGTGGTCCACCTCCTGCTGCAGGTAGCTGTGGAGCAGCTGGTTGAACTCATCTGCACGTATGGGGTCCATGGCTTTGTTGAAGAGGCTCATGGACTCCTGGTAAGCGCAGTCAAACACTCCAGTGCATCCTTTGAGGGAACCTTTCTGGCCCGCTGTTCCTGCACCCTTTTTGCCCCCTGGTTTTCTGGTGTTACGATCGGCATAAGATGAGGAATCCATGGTGGACTTCCGTGGGTGTCGATGGAGGGGCTTTTGGGGTTTATGGTGCCATGGTGCATCATCTCCATGCCCTGTAAATTTATCTTGCACACGATCCTGGTTCCTGTGTTTTGTCTCCATCTTCTCGTGATACTTCCTTTCATGGGGCCTGCGGTTCCTGTCAAAAATGCCTGAGGCGCTGTCCTTGAAGTGGCGGAAAGTGGATTTGACAGAGTCAGAGAACTTCCTTAGGTTTTCCTTCACGGCCTCTTTGGCCTTCTTAATCTGCTCTTTGTGGTGGTGAACAAACTCTTTGGTGGAATTCTTCACAGCGTCAAACGTTTCTTTGACTTTTCCGAACATGCCGTCCTTTGGCTTCTTCACTTTGGACTGCCTTTCGCCCTTGGCCTTCTCACCTTCTTCTTTGCTCTCCACATAAAGCCTCTCCCACAGGTCAGAGCGCTGCTGCTCAAAGCTCAGCTTCTTCTCCAGCTCCGCCAGTCGATACTGAAGCTCCTCGGTCTCTGGGTCAGCACCACGGCTCATCAGCTCTTCCTTCAGCTTGTCAGTGACCTGCCGTTCGCGATCCAGCTCCCCGCGCAGGGCCTGAGCCTCCGCCACCAGCGCCTCCCTCTGGCCGAGGATGCTGCGTACACGCTGCCTTTCCTCCTCCAGGTGGTCCTTCAGGCGCTGGTTCTCAGACAGGATGGAGTCGGCACCAGTGCCTCGCTCCTCCAGCTGCCGGATCTGAGCACGCAGGCTCCACAGCTCGTCCCTCAGTGCGGACAGGGACGCCTCCTCATGATCCAGTAAGTTCTTCAGCTGCTGGTTCTCCTTAGCCAAGCGTTCCTGGTCAGACTCCATCATGCCTCTCTCCGCCACTGTTTGCTTCAGCTGCTCAGACAGAACTTCCTTCTGGGCCTTATTTGAAATGTAGAATTCAAACAGGTCAgtgtcaaaataataatacagtcTAGAATAAATACTATTTATTCCCGGATTAATAAACAGCTATGGTGAAATTTGTTGCAGGGTGTACAATGCAGTAAGCATTTTCTGTCCATGTTGTTCCAATTCTGACAGAACATCAGGTCCACTGAGGCAGAATCAGCAGCAAAATGGATTTTTGGTTACCTGTAACTCAGCCTGTCTGAGTCTGAGCTGCTGGTTTTCTTTAGTTAACTTATCCACAGGCCCAGTGAGGGAGAACATCATGTAATGCTTTTCTAGGTCTTCTCTCAGACTCTCAGACACTTCCTGAATGTGCGGAGACAGCATTTGCAACTATGAGCACAAGACACACTCGTGCTCCCAATCATGTACTTACCGTTAAAAAAACGCCCATGCAGGTTAATGTTATGTACATGCAAAGAAGGGGAGTAATTTAGAAAGAGAGGAAAATAGCAaaccattttttacatttataaaaaacttCAAAAGGCGTGATGAGGCACATTATAAATAGACTCCCACATGGACAGCATGTGTCAGCTGGGGTGTGTGTATGACCCAATTTCTGAAGCAAGCGCTTCAGACAACAACAGAGAATGATTAATTTattaaggaattaaaaaaaaatatgcagggTTATAAACCAGCCTATGTTGgtgctattatgttttttttttttttaatacgatgctgtgctgtgttttattaACACTACACAATGTATATCTTGGCACAGGAAGCAGGTTAACCATCAAGTACATgtctgcattattaaaattgaatgcAGCAAGAAATTGCTGCTGAGTAGTGAATAGCTCCTGCTAGTCTGTGGAATTTTCCTGCTCAACTGTACTTGGCAGTGCACCCTGTAGCCAAAACAATAGGAGATATAAGCTTAGAGAGATGGAGCTGAAACAAACTTCACCAAAGAGATCATCACGAGAAGAAGGAAGACAGGGAAAGGGCAGAAGACCAAAACATAACGCATGAATGTCGTTATTTGTATAACCTCAACATCCGGTTCACACGTCTGAATTGATGGGTCATCAATGTCAATGTCAAGGAAGCTTCTTTGCGCCATGGCACGCTGTCTTTCTCGGATCTGCACCGTACCTGTGAACACCACACACAGCCAGGGACCATGAATCACATATGTAACAGTTTTGCATGATCTGAAACAAGGACAAGCACTGCAATTCTATTGTGATGTCAAAAAAGTGACCAAAATGTCCATGTCAGGGAGGACACTGTTCAGGTGTCACACTGAAGGGCTCCTGTTAGTGACACATGCAGGACAAGAAGAGACTAAACCAATCAGCACAAAACAAGAACCATGTGCTGAAGTGAAATCCATGTCAGTTATATTGATGTGGCAGTTTGGTGTCCTCCCTGACATGGACTTAATGAAACATAACTCTCGGGAAGAAAATAGCATGTCAATGTAGTAAATACATGCATTTCATAAATGGATATATATGCAGAGCAATTTTAAGGTGACATGAATCAAACATACTGAAATGACACTGAGTAATCCACATATGCAACATGAACAggcacatttacagcaaaatgtaaatgagaaattTGGATTTTTCCACTGCAGAATACATTTCAGCCCAGTAACTGTCTCCTGTCTCAGAAAAACATCCAAATTGGAAATGACGTTTGTCATGCCTTTAGATGATATTACATATACACATGCAATATCATTTTGATTAAATATacgtacagtcgtggccaaaagttttgagaatgacacaaatactggttttggAAGCAGTTTGCTGCtcccgtttttattatggcaatttgcatataccggggtaaagtcattttctccgatgaagcccctttccgattgtttggggtgTCTGGAGAAGAATaagtgagcgctaccatcagtcctgtctcgtgccaacagtaaagcatcctgagaccattcatgtgtgcaCAGCCATGAATAGAGAATGGCacaaaaacatcctccgacagcaacttctccaaaCCATCCGAGAACAGTtttgtgaagaacaatgccttttctagcatgatggagcaccgttcCATAAgaccaaagtgataactaagtggctctgggaacaaaacattgGAATTTTGAGTCCAtgaccaggaaactccccggttTATAATCCaattgtggtcaatcctcaagaggtggatggacaaacaaaaacccagaaattctgacaaactccaagcactgattatgaaggaatgggttgtcATCAGTTAGGATTTGGCCCAGTTGTTGATTAACAGCATTCCAGGACCAATTGCAGGTCttgaaaaaacactttttttgcaaacactgcaaatattgactctttgcataaaccctttaaaactataaaaaaaaaataaaagcctttgaaacgtatatgcttgtaattatactttttGGCCACAACATAAGTGATTAATGACTAACACAGGAAATAAAGCAATACAAGTCACATGACTTATCCATCTACGTCAGATGAAGAGCTTCCAACTAGCCCATACCTTCATATTTACCTAGAAGAGCAAACCAGGAACAAAAATATGTAATGCTAACACAAAGCCACTCCCTGTTTTGAATATTTCAATTGGAATCATTGGTAAAACTCACCATAAAAGTGGCCGAAACCCATACTGATGGCGATGACCAGGGCCAGGAGGATGCACTTATTGAGGGTACCATTAACCTGGCCCTGGTGTGTCTGTGATGCACGAGGCTCCGGGGCTTCCTGCACCTCTTCTGCCTCCATCTCCACAGGCTGCCGCTCCTCCTCAGGTTCTGAGCCCACTGTGCTCCTCCTCAACCTGCGCCTCCTTACGGCTGGGCTGGCATCAGTTTTCAGCTCTTCATCGCTGCTGCTCGACTCCCTCGGTGCGGGCTGCTCCCGGGGGAAGGCGGCTGGAACATCCCATGGTTATGGTGAGTATTCCACAACACAATAACCTAACTAATGACAGaatcattatatttatattatatattatattttcataattaaaaggttacatttttcaaaataacaCTCAAGCTAAAATTTCCACAAACAAAACTCATGGCTTCTCAAATTACAAATGCCTACAGAGACCTGCAGGTTATGCAATCTCACAATCTGACTTGCGAAATGTTATTAAGAAATCACACTCCTTAAACAAATTGACACACGCGTCAAATCTGGTATTTGAATAATCTCTAAGTATCTATGTGAATGagagattttatttaaaaagtgtccCACAAGTAAACACACAGCAGTACAAAAACCATGCCAtgctcatacaaacacacacacacacacacacaaaaccagtaAAACTAGTTTACACCTGCACCCTTTATAGGCAGGCATGCGACCAGACCACAGTTCGACCCAGCAAAGACCACCTGAGAAAGAACGGCTGCCAGACAGCTGCTCTTTCAGATGACTGCCAAAGTCTCGCAGACTCTGAGAAAATGACCACTGGCTCATCATCAAACCTGTTTTCACACGTGGACAAATAAAAAGGAAGGATGCGGTGTTCTTTTTCCGTTCTGAGGTTAAAACTGAAGAGCATAGCTTGAAACATTATCTTATAATCACATTAAATGAACCTAACATTTCTGAGAATGGATAAAGGCAGATATGCCCATTAACAGATTGCTGTGTTTGTAGGACACAGCACAATAAGAAACTTTTTGTGATTACCACATCTTTAATTTAAGACCTATTGCATGGTCTAGTGCATCAAGCAGATGTGACATTTGGAAACATGCTTGCCATTAGTGGCTGTAGTTAGAAAGAAagatctttatttcatttttgcttcATGAGAAGATTGAAATAATTgcaatgttcatgtttttacaataaaatctaTTTAGGGCATCTACCTCACCTTATCACACACTGTTGGTATTTGCTAGGAAAGAGCATGGCGCTTACTGTTTTCTGCAGCACTGAAGGTGTAATGGCTGCTGCAGGAGGTGCCCATGTAAAGGTCCTCACTGCCATTggcatcttcatcttcctcaccAACTACACGCTCCTCCCTGGAGGAGTCTCCAAGAGTGACTATGTCGGAGTGATCACTGGAGGAGCAGAGGGTCACATGCTCCTCTGGGACAACCTCCGCCCCCgcctgaaaataaaaaacttagacctctcattttcttctttcattGTATTCATTCGACAACCTTAAATGTGACGTCAGCGGGCTACATGGATCCCACCTCAGGGACAGACTGTGCCTTCTCAAAGCTTTCTGCTTTTAAAGTGGTATCCAGGGATGATTCATCCAGCTCCTCCTTCTGCTCATCTAAAACATACAGAGAGAAATGCCGAGGCGATTGACCCTCAAATGACTTCGCAAAGGCAGTTTAGATACACATTTTTTGTTCAGTATTCCACTATACGACTACCGGATCAGAGGCTCCCGTGTAAAACTAAAATTTACTGCCCATCAACTTTGAGTGCAACGTGAGAAGTTGGTGCCTCATACCACAGGCAGAGTGTGACTCGTCCAGCTGTACAGGGCCACTCTCTGAGACTTCGGGCTCACTTTCAGGAACATTCTCTGGACCAATGGTCTCTATGTCTGAGCCCTTAAAATACGGGGACGGACATTAAAACAAAGTATAGCAAAAGACCAGCTTGCTTTAATAAAATGAGCCTAAACTGAGACACGCATATGAGTGAGAGAAAACAAGCATGAGTGAAAAGCATATAAATGAATTGTGATGGTTCAGTTCTGACCTCAGTACTAGTGGGCTTAACACATTCATATCTAATCAGCACAATGTGCCATTTACCTTGGACTGAAGTAACTTTGTTTATGAGTGCGTATTAAATTTACTTATATCGAGGGTATGAAATCCGGCAGCTAGGTGAGAATAGATCTAATATTACAATGTGAAGATCAACCTTGGTTCCAAAAGACTGTTGCACGGGCGGCATTGACTTACCTCATTACTAATGATGGTCCAGCCACAGGAGGATTCAGTGTCGCTCGAGCTCTCTGACATTGCACCGTTTACCAGCTGCAATAATGCCATGGCGAAAGTCAgcaaaagtgatttttttttttaaataacaaggCAAAAGAAAGGTGCCTTGTTATTCATGCGCAAATGTtcatctgattaaaaaaaagcaaaacctCAGGGTCATATTTAAACAGAATGTTTGTTTAACTAAAATGTCACTCTGACCACAAAACTAGTGGAGTCAATCACTTTTGCCACGGAGATGACATTCTGTTGCATTATAATGCACTGAGCGCGCATTTAAGAGCAGCTTTCCGTATGTGCGCTTTAGCAGGAGAAGTGTAGAGCTGGATCTGTCGTGGGATGAATAGGGaggagaggaaatggaagcagaCTGTTGCGGTGCGCTGGCCTGTACAGAGCTTCAGACACCAAGCTAACCAGCGGCTAAAAACGAATACACACAGGCCTAAACGTATTCAAGATAACTGCAATGTCACGTAGCTAAGCAGTCGCCAGCCTTTTAAACATATGCTACGCAGCTAACGTGCTTGGAAATTCATTCAGCACGAGGTACAAATTGCGCACCAAACTGTAGTCTACCTTAGTCGACCTGCAAatcaaaaatacatacatacctGCTAAATATTATCTTTATCCAGTGTAGATAAGTGTATGGAAAATCTCAACGCAACTGCGCCCTCACTTGCTAACCtcaccaccaacaacaacaaaaacatccaCCCACCGACGTGGGAGAAACGAGGGCTGCGGAAATCCGGAAATGTAGTCTTTCTCAGTACTGGCTGAACCAATAAAGGTGTTACGCTTTGTGCGtagactacatttcccacaatccaACATATTTGCGCAGATAAGTTCTATTGGGCCGCCCCAGCACTGTTATGATCACGTGGGTTGTATCGTGGCAAAACTAGTGTCGCGTGATTTTGTGTCAGCATTTCGACGAAATAGCCGTGCAACAA contains these protein-coding regions:
- the ccpg1 gene encoding cell cycle progression protein 1 isoform X7 — translated: MALLQLVNGAMSESSSDTESSCGWTIISNEGSDIETIGPENVPESEPEVSESGPVQLDESHSACDEQKEELDESSLDTTLKAESFEKAQSVPEAGAEVVPEEHVTLCSSSDHSDIVTLGDSSREERVVGEEDEDANGSEDLYMGTSCSSHYTFSAAENSLMMSQWSFSQSLRDFGSHLKEQLSGSRSFSAAFPREQPAPRESSSSDEELKTDASPAVRRRRLRRSTVGSEPEEERQPVEMEAEEVQEAPEPRASQTHQGQVNGTLNKCILLALVIAISMGFGHFYGKYEGTVQIRERQRAMAQRSFLDIDIDDPSIQTCEPDVEAQKEVLSEQLKQTVAERGMMESDQERLAKENQQLKNLLDHEEASLSALRDELWSLRAQIRQLEERGTGADSILSENQRLKDHLEEERQRVRSILGQREALVAEAQALRGELDRERQVTDKLKEELMSRGADPETEELQYRLAELEKKLSFEQQRSDLWERLYVESKEEGEKAKGERQSKVKKPKDGMFGKVKETFDAVKNSTKEFVHHHKEQIKKAKEAVKENLRKFSDSVKSTFRHFKDSASGIFDRNRRPHERKYHEKMETKHRNQDRVQDKFTGHGDDAPWHHKPQKPLHRHPRKSTMDSSSYADRNTRKPGGKKGAGTAGQKGSLKGCTGVFDCAYQESMSLFNKAMDPIRADEFNQLLHSYLQQEVDHFHHWNELEGFINNFFHNGVFIHDQMLFTDFVSGVEDYLEDMDEYHGHSDDVFEDLDDYIYKHFFGDTYSKRYGPSQPFEDPNSKTKESRQARQQRKQERVRPRPHKERKWNRPGRPDRHMAEVKIELGPMPFDPKY
- the ccpg1 gene encoding cell cycle progression protein 1 isoform X3 produces the protein MALLQLVNGAMSESSSDTESSCGWTIISNEGSDIETIGPENVPESEPEVSESGPVQLDESHSACDEQKEELDESSLDTTLKAESFEKAQSVPEAGAEVVPEEHVTLCSSSDHSDIVTLGDSSREERVVGEEDEDANGSEDLYMGTSCSSHYTFSAAENSLMMSQWSFSQSLRDFGSHLKEQLSGSRSFSAAFPREQPAPRESSSSDEELKTDASPAVRRRRLRRSTVGSEPEEERQPVEMEAEEVQEAPEPRASQTHQGQVNGTLNKCILLALVIAISMGFGHFYGKYEGTVQIRERQRAMAQRSFLDIDIDDPSIQTCEPDVEEVSESLREDLEKHYMMFSLTGPVDKLTKENQQLRLRQAELQAQKEVLSEQLKQTVAERGMMESDQERLAKENQQLKNLLDHEEASLSALRDELWSLRAQIRQLEERGTGADSILSENQRLKDHLEEERQRVRSILGQREALVAEAQALRGELDRERQVTDKLKEELMSRGADPETEELQYRLAELEKKLSFEQQRSDLWERLYVESKEEGEKAKGERQSKVKKPKDGMFGKVKETFDAVKNSTKEFVHHHKEQIKKAKEAVKENLRKFSDSVKSTFRHFKDSASGIFDRNRRPHERKYHEKMETKHRNQDRVQDKFTGHGDDAPWHHKPQKPLHRHPRKSTMDSSSYADRNTRKPGGKKGAGTAGQKGSLKGCTGVFDCAYQESMSLFNKAMDPIRADEFNQLLHSYLQQEVDHFHHWNELEGFINNFFHNGVFIHDQMLFTDFVSGVEDYLEDMDEYHGHSDDVFEDLDDYIYKHFFGDTYSKRQPFEDPNSKTKESRQARQQRKQERVRPRPHKERKWNRPGRPDRHMAEVKIELGPMPFDPKY
- the ccpg1 gene encoding cell cycle progression protein 1 isoform X8; amino-acid sequence: MALLQLVNGAMSESSSDTESSCGWTIISNEGSDIETIGPENVPESEPEVSESGPVQLDESHSACDEQKEELDESSLDTTLKAESFEKAQSVPEAGAEVVPEEHVTLCSSSDHSDIVTLGDSSREERVVGEEDEDANGSEDLYMGTSCSSHYTFSAAENSLMMSQWSFSQSLRDFGSHLKEQLSGSRSFSAAFPREQPAPRESSSSDEELKTDASPAVRRRRLRRSTVGSEPEEERQPVEMEAEEVQEAPEPRASQTHQGQVNGTLNKCILLALVIAISMGFGHFYGTVQIRERQRAMAQRSFLDIDIDDPSIQTCEPDVEAQKEVLSEQLKQTVAERGMMESDQERLAKENQQLKNLLDHEEASLSALRDELWSLRAQIRQLEERGTGADSILSENQRLKDHLEEERQRVRSILGQREALVAEAQALRGELDRERQVTDKLKEELMSRGADPETEELQYRLAELEKKLSFEQQRSDLWERLYVESKEEGEKAKGERQSKVKKPKDGMFGKVKETFDAVKNSTKEFVHHHKEQIKKAKEAVKENLRKFSDSVKSTFRHFKDSASGIFDRNRRPHERKYHEKMETKHRNQDRVQDKFTGHGDDAPWHHKPQKPLHRHPRKSTMDSSSYADRNTRKPGGKKGAGTAGQKGSLKGCTGVFDCAYQESMSLFNKAMDPIRADEFNQLLHSYLQQEVDHFHHWNELEGFINNFFHNGVFIHDQMLFTDFVSGVEDYLEDMDEYHGHSDDVFEDLDDYIYKHFFGDTYSKRYGPSQPFEDPNSKTKESRQARQQRKQERVRPRPHKERKWNRPGRPDRHMAEVKIELGPMPFDPKY
- the ccpg1 gene encoding cell cycle progression protein 1 isoform X2, which translates into the protein MALLQLVNGAMSESSSDTESSCGWTIISNEGSDIETIGPENVPESEPEVSESGPVQLDESHSACDEQKEELDESSLDTTLKAESFEKAQSVPEAGAEVVPEEHVTLCSSSDHSDIVTLGDSSREERVVGEEDEDANGSEDLYMGTSCSSHYTFSAAENSLMMSQWSFSQSLRDFGSHLKEQLSGSRSFSAAFPREQPAPRESSSSDEELKTDASPAVRRRRLRRSTVGSEPEEERQPVEMEAEEVQEAPEPRASQTHQGQVNGTLNKCILLALVIAISMGFGHFYGTVQIRERQRAMAQRSFLDIDIDDPSIQTCEPDVEEVSESLREDLEKHYMMFSLTGPVDKLTKENQQLRLRQAELQAQKEVLSEQLKQTVAERGMMESDQERLAKENQQLKNLLDHEEASLSALRDELWSLRAQIRQLEERGTGADSILSENQRLKDHLEEERQRVRSILGQREALVAEAQALRGELDRERQVTDKLKEELMSRGADPETEELQYRLAELEKKLSFEQQRSDLWERLYVESKEEGEKAKGERQSKVKKPKDGMFGKVKETFDAVKNSTKEFVHHHKEQIKKAKEAVKENLRKFSDSVKSTFRHFKDSASGIFDRNRRPHERKYHEKMETKHRNQDRVQDKFTGHGDDAPWHHKPQKPLHRHPRKSTMDSSSYADRNTRKPGGKKGAGTAGQKGSLKGCTGVFDCAYQESMSLFNKAMDPIRADEFNQLLHSYLQQEVDHFHHWNELEGFINNFFHNGVFIHDQMLFTDFVSGVEDYLEDMDEYHGHSDDVFEDLDDYIYKHFFGDTYSKRYGPSQPFEDPNSKTKESRQARQQRKQERVRPRPHKERKWNRPGRPDRHMAEVKIELGPMPFDPKY